A genomic segment from Fusarium keratoplasticum isolate Fu6.1 chromosome 10, whole genome shotgun sequence encodes:
- a CDS encoding FAD-binding-3 domain-containing protein, protein MSQPRVLICGAGIAGQAVAFWLSKANFNVTVIERYPKLRSTGLQLDLRGLGIEVMKRMGLEKAFRAKSVQEQGLEIVDTLNKRWAYFPANRSGQGLQGFTTDFEIMRKDLCDILHESTRDQVKYMFGTTVESFEQHDGVVNVTFSGGQNGQFDLVVGADGQASRTRKAMLGPDAEDPTHYLGAYIAYFTIPRQNQNGKEYDARFYLATGKRFIFTRRNDDSRVQIYMACKTDKEWMKDIRKGDMDKERQAFAGMFKGAGWETDEILAEMMVTDDFYCERLGVVQLDAWSEGRVVLVGDAAFCPSASTGMGTTSSMVGAYVLAGEIKKHCRESGNDGIPSALKAYDEKFRPFMDQVQRGLTDGESFWSRLPTSSFGVTIANVFMWLAMMLRVDVIGKRVLREDVGAWQLPDYERMVKGGPSA, encoded by the coding sequence ATGTCACAGCCAAGAGTCCTCATTTGCGGTGCTGGCATCGCCGGCCAAGCCGTTGCGTTTTGGCTGTCCAAAGCAAACTTCAACGTCACTGTCATTGAGCGCTATCCCAAATTGCGCTCCACGGGCCTCCAACTCGACCTGCGCGGACTCGGCATCGAAGTGATGAAACGCATGGGTCTGGAAAAGGCGTTTCGGGCCAAGTCGGTTCAAGAGCAAGGCTTAGAGATCGTCGACACCTTGAACAAACGATGGGCGTATTTCCCAGCTAACAGGAGCGgccaagggcttcaaggatTTACCACCGATTTCGAGATCATGAGAAAGGACCTTTGCGACATCCTACACGAATCAACCAGGGACCAAGTCAAGTACATGTTTGGTACGACTGTCGAAAGCTTCGAACAACATGACGGCGTCGTTAATGTCACCTTTTCAGGAGGGCAGAACGGCCAATTCGATCTCGTTGTCGGTGCTGACGGCCAAGCTTCACGCACTCGCAAAGCCATGCTTGGGCCAGACGCTGAGGATCCTACTCACTATCTGGGTGCCTACATCGCCTACTTTACCATTCCTCGTCAAAACCAGAACGGGAAAGAATACGATGCGCGGTTCTATCTCGCTACTGGAAAAAGATTCATCTTCACCAGACGCAACGACGATTCCAGAGTCCAGATTTACATGGCTTGCAAGACTGATAAAGAGTGGATGAAGGATATTCGCAAGGgggacatggacaaggagaGGCAAGCCTTCGCGGGCATGTTCAAAGGTGCGGGATGGGAGACGGATGAGATCCTCGCAGAGATGATGGTCACCGACGACTTTTACTGTGAGCGTCTCGGCGTTGTTCAACTCGATGCTTGGTCCGAGGGTCGCGttgttcttgttggagatgctgcttTCTGCCCCTCAGCATCCACAGGCATGGGAACGACGTCGAGCATGGTGGGGGCATATGTGCTGGCTGGGGAGATCAAAAAGCATTGTCGAGAGTCTGGCAATGACGGCATTCCATCTGCGCTTAAGGCTTACGACGAAAAGTTCCGTCCTTTCATGGATCAAGTTCAACGCGGTTTGACGGATGGCGAGTCGTTCTGGAGTAGACTACCGACGTCTTCGTTCGGTGTCACCATTGCCAACGTTTTTATGTGGTTAGCCATGATGCTGAGAGTGGATGTCATTGGCAAGCGAGTTCTCCGAGAGGATGTCGGAGCTTGGCAGCTTCCAGACTACGAGCGGATGGTAAAAGGAGGACCATCAGCTTGA